In the Chloroflexota bacterium genome, one interval contains:
- a CDS encoding zinc-binding protein: MTSRLIPPIRSQQLLDKSQCALCGQRLLGAYYFLPDRPERYCETCIEQRPRCSSCAAPVGDDGWTLHDGRVQCGGCHRSAIYDPQEAQALYASTVASLAQHPGLQVQVGASFRLVDQPTIQDLARQGAIATEGQQMLGLYLRQGRMRVVYALYGLPRWRFRLVVAHEFAHVWQGEHCPLLTDYDWVEGFAEWVAYQHLLFLGATKAAERLRNAEHPYRKGLEQCLKLEEQIGIRGVLAAMRTLE, from the coding sequence ATGACAAGCCGTTTGATTCCGCCAATTCGCAGCCAACAATTACTTGATAAAAGCCAATGTGCCTTGTGTGGTCAACGCTTGTTGGGCGCATATTATTTTTTACCCGACCGCCCAGAGCGCTATTGCGAAACCTGTATCGAGCAACGCCCGCGCTGTTCTAGCTGCGCTGCGCCAGTTGGCGACGATGGCTGGACGCTGCACGATGGGCGGGTGCAATGTGGCGGTTGCCATCGCAGCGCAATTTATGATCCGCAGGAAGCTCAGGCTTTATATGCATCGACCGTCGCTTCGCTTGCCCAACACCCTGGCTTGCAAGTCCAAGTTGGGGCAAGCTTTCGGCTCGTCGATCAGCCCACGATTCAAGATTTAGCCCGCCAAGGCGCGATTGCCACCGAAGGCCAACAGATGCTTGGACTCTATTTGCGCCAAGGCCGGATGCGGGTGGTTTATGCCTTGTATGGCTTGCCACGTTGGCGTTTTCGCTTGGTAGTGGCCCACGAATTTGCCCATGTTTGGCAGGGCGAACATTGCCCATTATTAACTGATTACGATTGGGTCGAGGGCTTTGCCGAGTGGGTTGCCTACCAACATTTGCTGTTTTTGGGCGCAACCAAGGCCGCTGAAAGATTACGCAACGCTGAACACCCTTATCGCAAAGGTTTGGAGCAATGCCTCAAGCTTGAAGAACAAATTGGCATTCGCGGTGTTTTGGCAGCAATGCGTACCTTAGAATAG
- a CDS encoding HAD family phosphatase yields the protein MTQAILFDWGGVFNPQHESLDGYRSIAQRYGHSAESLYALLYNGDEWRQARIGELTSQAYWSSMQQKLGVTGELAHFMGELFAGEQLNQQMVRIAQVLHRRYRTGLLSNALDDLETILERWQVANLFDVVINSARVGVAKPNPHAFELAVAALGVQIRDIIFIDDKLRNVLAARAFGLPTVHFTTTTALIDELGTLGVLKPHERAMLREEL from the coding sequence ATGACCCAAGCCATCCTATTCGATTGGGGCGGAGTTTTCAACCCGCAACATGAGTCACTTGACGGCTATCGTAGTATTGCTCAGCGCTATGGACATTCGGCAGAATCGTTGTATGCCTTGTTGTATAACGGCGATGAATGGCGACAAGCCCGCATCGGCGAATTAACCAGCCAAGCCTATTGGTCGAGTATGCAGCAAAAATTGGGCGTTACCGGCGAGTTGGCTCACTTTATGGGCGAGCTTTTCGCTGGCGAACAACTCAATCAACAGATGGTACGGATTGCTCAGGTGTTGCATCGACGCTATCGCACAGGTTTGCTCTCGAATGCCCTCGATGATCTGGAGACGATTTTGGAGCGCTGGCAGGTTGCCAATTTATTCGATGTGGTGATCAATTCGGCCCGCGTTGGCGTGGCCAAGCCCAATCCCCATGCCTTTGAATTGGCGGTTGCCGCCTTGGGCGTGCAAATTCGCGACATTATTTTTATTGATGATAAATTGCGTAATGTGCTAGCAGCCCGTGCTTTCGGCCTACCGACCGTGCATTTCACCACTACCACAGCGCTGATCGACGAGCTGGGAACTTTGGGTGTGCTCAAGCCACATGAACGGGCGATGCTGCGCGAGGAGCTTTGA
- a CDS encoding glycosyltransferase produces the protein MRIVALAPFGLRPKATLSRRALPMLQAAAARGDVVHVLAPSDLYPADAGSTSVIKQITVEHGPAFGQGSAAMLRSVSWMLKRCLALQPDLVHLFKPKGYGGMALPLIRRLRPKLPIFVDTDDWEGTGGWNERLDYPRHIKKLIDWQERNLPKLANCVTVASQTLANQVILFGLPTNKLLYLPNGVDLPRRQLPERSVARAKLGLNQDPIILLYSRFWEFPVSDVVAMMVGVLAQIPTAKLLVIGAGEHGEGQQLTLLAQRAGISHALDNRGWSEQSTIDAALAAADVALYPMDDTLLNRAKCSAKLTEQMQAGLPIVAAAVGQVAEYLDQTSGVLVEPSNSGALAQAVIQLLQQPQQRQSLGLAAQNRIEKLFNWPTQSQTLLQCYDACYKAQ, from the coding sequence ATGCGGATTGTTGCGCTGGCACCGTTTGGCTTGCGCCCCAAAGCCACATTAAGCCGTCGGGCCTTGCCGATGCTTCAAGCTGCCGCTGCCCGTGGCGATGTTGTGCATGTGCTAGCTCCCAGCGATCTCTATCCCGCTGATGCTGGCTCAACCAGCGTCATTAAGCAGATCACGGTTGAGCATGGCCCAGCTTTTGGTCAAGGCAGTGCGGCGATGCTGCGCTCGGTGAGTTGGATGCTCAAACGCTGTTTGGCGCTTCAGCCTGATCTGGTTCACCTGTTTAAACCCAAAGGCTATGGTGGTATGGCCTTGCCCTTGATTCGGCGTTTGCGGCCTAAATTGCCCATCTTTGTCGATACCGATGATTGGGAAGGTACTGGCGGCTGGAACGAGCGGCTCGATTATCCGCGCCATATCAAAAAGTTGATCGATTGGCAAGAACGCAACCTGCCTAAATTGGCCAATTGCGTTACGGTGGCCTCGCAAACCTTGGCCAACCAAGTGATTTTGTTTGGGTTGCCGACCAACAAGCTGCTTTATCTACCAAATGGAGTTGATTTGCCGCGTCGCCAATTGCCTGAGCGCAGCGTAGCCCGTGCCAAACTCGGCCTCAACCAAGACCCAATTATTTTGCTCTATAGCCGTTTTTGGGAGTTTCCAGTGAGCGATGTTGTGGCGATGATGGTTGGCGTGTTGGCCCAGATTCCTACGGCAAAACTCTTGGTGATTGGGGCGGGTGAACATGGCGAGGGGCAGCAATTAACGCTGTTGGCTCAGCGAGCAGGTATTAGCCATGCCCTTGATAACCGTGGTTGGAGTGAGCAAAGCACGATTGATGCAGCACTAGCTGCCGCTGATGTCGCGCTCTACCCAATGGACGATACTCTGCTGAATCGCGCCAAGTGTTCAGCCAAACTGACCGAACAAATGCAGGCAGGCTTGCCGATTGTGGCCGCAGCGGTTGGTCAGGTGGCTGAATATCTCGACCAAACTAGTGGTGTGTTGGTTGAACCAAGCAATAGTGGAGCCTTGGCGCAAGCCGTGATTCAGCTCTTGCAGCAGCCACAACAACGCCAGAGTTTGGGTCTAGCAGCCCAAAACCGCATCGAAAAGCTTTTTAATTGGCCTACGCAAAGCCAAACCCTACTCCAATGCTACGATGCCTGCTACAAGGCGCAGTAA